The DNA segment GAGGTAGTGGATAACACAACTTCCCGTGGCCGTACAATTCGTTTCCTATATGAAGGTCCAAATCAGGAGCTTTATAATCGATTAGATGAGCTCGGTAAGATGCCACTTCCTCCTTATGTGGAAAGAGAGCCTGTTGAAGAAGATAAAGAGCGTTATCAAACAATATTTGCTACTGAGCGAGGAGCAGTTGCTGCACCGGCAGCAGGCATGCATTTTACCCAAGAGCTGGTAGACAAAATCAAAAAGAAAGGTGTAGAGTTTTTACCTACAACTCTTCATATAGGTTGGGGTATTTTCAGAAATGTGGAAGTTGAAGATTTGACTAAGCACCGCATGGACTCAGATAACTTCTTTATCTCTAAAGATACTTCTGACAAGATCAACGAAACGCTCAAGAAAAAGAAAAACCGAGTTATTGCCATCGGCTCAAGTTCTTGTAGAACCATTGAAACCAGTGTAATGGCAAGCGGAATGTCAAAAGCCGGAACAGGTTGGACAGATAAGTTTATTTATCCTCCGTATAACTTCAAGATTACAGAAGGGTTGATTATCAATTTCCATCAGCCTGAGTCTACTCGCTTGATGCTTTCTGCTGCTTTTGCAGGATATGATTTCTTGATGGAAGCTTACGAAGAAGCCAAAAAGAATGATTACCGACTGTTTACATTCGGTGATGCAATGTTGATTCTTTAAGAATGTCAAAACTGTCGGTCATAATACCGGCGGCAGGATCGGGCGA comes from the Balneola sp. genome and includes:
- a CDS encoding tRNA preQ1(34) S-adenosylmethionine ribosyltransferase-isomerase QueA; the encoded protein is MKLTDFKFETDDLNIPEEPLKKRDSAKLMVLNRAERTIEHTTFDKIHEYLNKDDIMIYNNTKVFPARLNGKKEKTEADIEVFLLRELMPENMLWDVLVEPARKIRIGNKLYFGEEDEELMAEVVDNTTSRGRTIRFLYEGPNQELYNRLDELGKMPLPPYVEREPVEEDKERYQTIFATERGAVAAPAAGMHFTQELVDKIKKKGVEFLPTTLHIGWGIFRNVEVEDLTKHRMDSDNFFISKDTSDKINETLKKKKNRVIAIGSSSCRTIETSVMASGMSKAGTGWTDKFIYPPYNFKITEGLIINFHQPESTRLMLSAAFAGYDFLMEAYEEAKKNDYRLFTFGDAMLIL